The DNA window GGATCAATAAGACCAATAAGACCAGCAGGACCAGTCAGACCAGTCAGACCAGTCAGACCAGTCAGACCAGTCAGACCAGTAAGACCAACAGGACGAACATTATGGATATGGATTCGATTTTAAAAAGGGCGCAGCAATTCCAGTATCAGATGAGCCAGATGCAGGAGGAGTTGGCGCGGCGCACCATCACCACCACTGTCGGCGGGGGCATGGTGAGCGTCACCGTCAACGGAAAATTCGAGGTCGTCTCATTGCGCATCGACAAAGAGGCGATTAATCCGGCGGAGCCGGAAATGCTGCAGGATCTGGTGATTGCCGCGGTAAATGACGCCATGCGCCAGGCCAGGGAGATGACCCAGTCCGAACTGTCGAAGTTGACCGGCGGACTCGGTATCAATCTGCCGGGCATGTTCGGCGGGTGAGCAAAAGGTGAACGTTGTCCCTCCGGCCCTTGAAAGGCTGATTGTCGACCTGAACCGGTTGCCCGGAGTGGGACGGAAAACGGCGACGCGCCTTGCCCTGCATCTCCTTCGCCGTCCGGCGGCGGAGGCCCGGGTGCTGGCGCGCGATTTGGCGGAGCTGCATGAGGCAATCCGCTTGTGTTCCAACTGTTTTGCCTTTTCCGAGACCGATCCCTGCGCCATCTGCGCGGACCATCGGAGGAGCAGCCGGCTGATCTGTGTCGTGGAAGAGGCGGCGGATCTCATGGCCATCGAAAAA is part of the Desulfobulbaceae bacterium DB1 genome and encodes:
- a CDS encoding YbaB/EbfC family nucleoid-associated protein, translating into MDMDSILKRAQQFQYQMSQMQEELARRTITTTVGGGMVSVTVNGKFEVVSLRIDKEAINPAEPEMLQDLVIAAVNDAMRQAREMTQSELSKLTGGLGINLPGMFGG